From Lycium ferocissimum isolate CSIRO_LF1 chromosome 12, AGI_CSIRO_Lferr_CH_V1, whole genome shotgun sequence, one genomic window encodes:
- the LOC132040498 gene encoding putative glucose-6-phosphate 1-epimerase, which produces MMMTSSASEKPLVELTKGINGLDKVVLREIRGASAEVYLYGGQVTSWKNDHREELLFVSSKAIFKPPKAIRGGIPICFPQFANRGSLEAHGFARNRFWSIDKDPPPFPAATSSRAFVDLILKPSEEDLKIWPHSFEFRLRVALSPAGDLMLTSRIRNTNTDGKPFTFTFAYHTYFSVSDISEVRVEGLETLDYLENKERFTEQGDAITFESEVDKIYLSTPTKIAILDHEKKRTFVIRKDGLPDAVVWNPWDKKAKAMADFGDEEYKHMLCVEAAAVEKSITLKPGEEWKGRQELSAVPSSYCSGQLDPKKVLLGS; this is translated from the exons ATGATGATGACGTCATCTGCTAGTGAGAAACCATTAGTGGAATTGACGAAAGGCATCAATGGCCTTGATAAGGTTGTTCTCCGGGAGATTCGTGGCGCTTCTGCCGAG GTGTATCTCTATGGCGGTCAGGTGACGTCTTGGAAGAATGATCACAGAGAGGAATTGCTCTTTGTTAGTAGTAAG GCCATTTTTAAGCCTCCAAAAGCAATTCGTGGAGGTATTCCTATATGTTTCCCACAG TTCGCAAATCGTGGCTCTCTTGAGGCGCATGGATTTGCCCGAAACAGGTTCTGGAGCATTGACAAAGATCCGCCTCCATTTCCAGCAGCTACTTCTTCAAGGGCTTTTGTTGACTTGATCTTGAAACCCTCTGAGGAGGACTTGAAGATCTGGCCTCACAG TTTTGAGTTCCGGCTGCGGGTCGCTTTGAGTCCTGCTGGAGATTTGATGTTGACGTCTCGTATTAGAAACACCAACACTGATGGAAAGCCTTTCACATTTACATTTGCGTATCACACCTACTTTTCTGTTTCAGATATCAG TGAAGTCCGTGTTGAGGGCCTTGAGACACTTGATTATCTTGagaataaggagagattcactGAGCAAGGTGATGCAATTACTTTTGAGTCTGAA GTGGATAAAATATATCTCAGTACCCCCACAAAAATTGCGATCCTGGATCATGAAAAGAAACGAACATTTGTTATTCGTAAAGATGGGTTGCCGGATGCAG TTGTGTGGAACCCTTGGGACAAGAAGGCAAAGGCCATGGCTGATTTTGGAGATGAAGAGTACAAGCACATGTTGTGTGTTGAGGCTGCTGCAGTGGAAAAATCTATCACTTTGAAACCTGGTGAAGAGTGGAAAGGAAGACAGGAACTTTCTGCTGTTCCTTCAAGTTATTGCAGTGGCCAGCTTGACCCAAAGAAAGTTCTCCTTGGCAGCTGA